The following are encoded together in the Juglans microcarpa x Juglans regia isolate MS1-56 chromosome 2D, Jm3101_v1.0, whole genome shotgun sequence genome:
- the LOC121249156 gene encoding protein SLOW GREEN 1, chloroplastic yields MTSSSITTTSLWIQKEIHNPKFLNTKLGKSFKSPPISSFINSTCFHKSLNRLSLPFRLTRLRVSARPSHLLTHFSQTSSFSVPTSKLSNLDYSLSPQKTISKFLSEKIVVLLIGILTFMGCRKTGAAIALTAQTSSSAANMEEKIDTQKGQGDEEEMCEKVLEKDPRNVEALKVVLYGKMRRGKPKEAVQYVERLIKEEPDEVEWRLLMAHCYEMMGQLSKAKRLFKEILEETPLLLRALHGLALVMHKNHEGPAVLEMLNKALDIACREKRETEARNIKILIAQMHVVEGELDEALKKLQDLVNENPRDFRPYLCQGVIYSLQDKEKEAAEQFETYQALVPEEFPQRGFVDDVVLAAKAKSQERFQKEFNAEFRYK; encoded by the exons ATGACTTCATCTTCAATCACTACTACCTCTCTCTGGATACAGAAAGAAATTCACAATCCCAAATTTCTCAACACCAAGCTCGGTAAATCATTCAAATCACCACCAATCTCATCCTTCATCAATTCAACCTGCTTTCACAAATCACTCAATCGTCTATCACTCCCATTTCGACTAACCCGACTCCGTGTATCTGCAAGACCCTCTCACCTCCTCACTCACTTCTCTCAAACCTCCAGTTTTAGCGTGCCCACTTCAAAACTCTCAAATTTGGATTATTCTCTCTCGCCCCAGAAAAccatttctaaatttttgtCAGAGAAGATAGTGGTTTTGCTTATTGGTATATTAACTTTTATGGGGTGCCGTAAAACTGGAGCAGCTATAGCACTAACGGCTCAAACAAGTAGTTCTGCTGCAAATATGGAGGAAAAGATAGATACTCAGAAAGGGCAAGGTGATGAGGAGGAGATGTGTGAGAAGGTTTTGGAGAAGGACCCAAGAAATGTCGAGGCTTTGAAGGTGGTTTTATATGGGAAAATGAGGAGAGGGAAGCCAAAGGAGGCTGTGCAGTACGTGGAGAGGTTGATTAAAGAGGAGCCTGACGAGGTTGAATGGAGGCTGTTGATGGCGCATTGTTATGAGATGATGGGTCAATTGAGTAAGGCTAAGAGACTGTTTAAGGAAATCTTGGAGGAGACGCCTCTCTTACTCAGAGCTTTACAT GGTCTGGCTTTGGTAATGCATAAGAACCATGAAGGCCCAGCTGTCTTGGAGATGCTGAATAAAGCGCTAGATATTGCTTGCCGTGAAAAAAGAGAAACTGAGGCGAGGAATATCAAAATCCTAATTGCACAAATGCATGTTGTAGAG GGGGAATTGGATGAGGCATTGAAGAAGCTTCAAGATCTGGTCAATGAGAATCCTCGAGATTTTCGGCCTTATCTGTGCCAG GGAGTTATATACAGCCTGCAGGATAAAGAGAAGGAAGCTGCAGAACAGTTCGAAACATATCAAGCTCTCGTGCCTGAAGAATTTCCACAAAGGGGATTTGTGGATGATGTTGTGTTGGCAGCAAAAGCCAAATCTCAGGAGCGGTTTCAAAAGGAGTTTAATGCTGAGTTCCGGTATAAGTAA